One Sus scrofa isolate TJ Tabasco breed Duroc chromosome 10, Sscrofa11.1, whole genome shotgun sequence genomic window carries:
- the UCMA gene encoding unique cartilage matrix-associated protein isoform X2 gives MAWRQLFLISCLSTVVLLSMLQEGTSASVGTRQVAGQEAQEGVKEKIFMQESDALNFLKKRSKRSPRSRDEVNENRQKLRADELRREYHEEQRNEFENFVEEQNDEQEERSREAVEQWRQWHYDGLYPSHLYNRHHI, from the exons ATGGCCTGGAGACAACTGTTCCTCATCTCCTGTCTCTCCACTGTTGTGCTCCTGTCCA TGCTGCAGGAGGGGACCAGTGCATCAGTAGGTACCAGGCAGGTGGCAGGACAAGAGGCCCAGGAAG GCGTCAAAGAGAAGATTTTCATGCAGGAATCAGATGCCTTGAATTTCCTCAAGAAGCGCAGCAAGCGGTCTCCCAGATCCCGAGATGAAGTCAATG AGAACAGGCAGAAGCTGCGGGCGGATGAGCTGCGGAGAGAGTATCACGAGGAACAAAGGAACGAGTTTGAGAACTTCGTGGAGGAGCAAAACGACG AACAGGAAGAGAGAAGCCGGGAGGCCGTGGAGCAGTGGCGCCAGTGGCATTATGATGGCCTATACCCATCCCATCTCTACAACCGCCACCATATCTGA
- the UCMA gene encoding unique cartilage matrix-associated protein isoform X1, whose translation MAWRQLFLISCLSTVVLLSMLQEGTSASVGTRQVAGQEAQEGVKEKIFMQESDALNFLKKRSKRSPRSRDEVNAENRQKLRADELRREYHEEQRNEFENFVEEQNDEQEERSREAVEQWRQWHYDGLYPSHLYNRHHI comes from the exons ATGGCCTGGAGACAACTGTTCCTCATCTCCTGTCTCTCCACTGTTGTGCTCCTGTCCA TGCTGCAGGAGGGGACCAGTGCATCAGTAGGTACCAGGCAGGTGGCAGGACAAGAGGCCCAGGAAG GCGTCAAAGAGAAGATTTTCATGCAGGAATCAGATGCCTTGAATTTCCTCAAGAAGCGCAGCAAGCGGTCTCCCAGATCCCGAGATGAAGTCAATG CAGAGAACAGGCAGAAGCTGCGGGCGGATGAGCTGCGGAGAGAGTATCACGAGGAACAAAGGAACGAGTTTGAGAACTTCGTGGAGGAGCAAAACGACG AACAGGAAGAGAGAAGCCGGGAGGCCGTGGAGCAGTGGCGCCAGTGGCATTATGATGGCCTATACCCATCCCATCTCTACAACCGCCACCATATCTGA